A stretch of DNA from Globicephala melas chromosome 19, mGloMel1.2, whole genome shotgun sequence:
GCACATCTGTCATCAGCACCATCCGTGTGCAGAGGGCTGCCAGCCCTAAACGCAGCCAGGGATCCAAAAGTAGGGGCAAGGTCAGAAAAAGGATTAGACACTTAGGTGGCTCCTCCTCCTTTCATTCACATGTTCAGTGAGCACTGACATCCTCTGACATCTGGCTCCACGCTAGCCACCAGGGGTGAAAGGCTGAATAGCACATGTTACAGTCAGGTGTGAGAAGGCCCGTGCTTTGTGAACACTTATATGACACCAGCTACGGGGAAAGACATCTGAAAGGCAGAAAAACCCCGTCTTCTGTTATTCAGAGAAAGCTATCTGTGGATGACAGAGAAAATATTCCTTTAGCACTTGGGAACTGTGGACATCGAGTTAACAGAAGCCTTTTCTCTTCCATAGGAGAATCTGAATTTCAGTGGACCTTTTAGCTCTATTCCCCTGGGAAACTGACAAACGCTGACTGTTACCTATGCTCCTAAGTAATATTGctgctgattttaaaatgatggGTGATTAGTAAGTTGTTTATGGACAAGAGGTCGGGGGGATGGGGACTATAAAGAGctactgggggacttccctggtggtccagtggtaaagaatccgccttccaatgcaggggatgcgggttcaatcccttgtcagggaactaagatcccacatgccctggggtAACTAAGCtggcacaccacaactactgagcctttgcaCCTCAACTAgaaagcccatgtgtcacaactagacagcccacacaccgcaactagagaagcctatgtgccacaaggaagagcccatgtgccacagcaaaggatcccgcatgcctcaacgaagatcccatgtgccgcaactaagacccgatgcacccaaaaaagtaaagaaaataaataaataaataaataaataatcttaaaaaagaaagaatattgacTCCTGTGAGTCGTGAGGCTTCTAAGCCTGGATGGCCCCGCACCCACCCGAGGGGAGCCTCTTTCTGTCACACCTAGGATGAGGAGAATATCTCCTGGAGGATTGTGGGGACAGGTGTGGCGTCTCCGGCTGGAGAGAAGGATTTGATGCTGCCCTGCTGGCAAGCTGTGTTGCGTGATGCCCTTCTAATTGCCTCCAGGTGCCAAGTGTGGGCTATGGCTGGCCTGTGAGTCTGAATGCCTACTTGGGCTTAAGAAGATCCCCTCATGGGTGTTGCAGGGACACAGAAGTGGTGTCCAGGCATCTAAGGGGAAATGGCTCTTAGCCCATCCCTGCTGAGTGCCTGGGCAGTGGTGGACGACGGGCATCAGAAGAGCAGGCAGGACTGAGTCTGTTCTGTGGTGGGCACACGGGAAGCTGTCCAGGCAGGGGAAGAGTTGAACTCAGTTGAAGGCAGAGAAATGAGCAAGCACAGGCCTCTGGGAAACGTGCGTCCCTCTCCTAGCACCAAACAGTCACACAGGTCGAACTCAAAGGGCCCCTGGAAGGCCATACTCACCTTCACGTCGCAGTCTTTAGTCACCAGGAAGCTCGTGCTGCTGATGTTTCTGTGGAGTTCTGCAGGTGTTTCCGAATGGTGCAGCCTGACACGACCAAAGGCAGGGAACATTAGTGACCTTTGCACAGACTTTGCTATCCACGGGTAGGTGGGaaaacagggatgcagaggtgaGATGTGACAATTGTGAGCTGTACGCCTCTGTGGCGCTCTGCCTGGGAAGCACTGAGCAAAGCAAAGGGCTCAGAGGCATGGCGGGATGGTTGGACCATACCTAGGACCCTTCTGGTTGAAACAGAATGTGAAGCTGGGGTTCCCACCAACTTAGTAAGTGTTAAGTGTTTTGGATTAATGGAGCCCCTGCCTCCCAGTTTGGGGTGTTATCACAGAGTTGGCCTTAGGTTGGGCTCTCCCAGAAGCAGATCATGAGCCACGGATTTGGGTACAAGTGATTGATTAAGAAGGTATTCCCAGGAGAAACCAGGTGAGGGAGTAGAGGAAGCAggacagagaaggagaagaaatcaaGCAAGGGTGTGACTTCAGGTGAAGTTCCAGGCTCAGCCTGACCCCAAGGGGACCTCTAGAGGATAACTACCCCTCAGGGTTTGTTCTGCATGATGCAAAGGAGCTGGACTTTTGTACTCACACCTGTTGTTCAATGACTGTGGactgggtggggttggggggagaggaaCAGGGACAGGGACAGGTGGCTATAAAGCTCCCGGGCACTTTCACCTCTCAGGGCCAAGGGGCTCCAGCGCCCATGGATATTCCTCTGCAGATGGTGGCCATGAGCTGTTAGCACCAAAGTATGCTGAGTGGGGGATGAGTGTACAGAGCAGGTAAAAAGCATCAGAGGCCATCTGGATAGGCACTAACAGTGTCTCCTACAGTCCAAAATTACTTCTCATAAAACTCACTAGTGTAGGGAGTTGAGAAGGAATAAACTTTATGATTTCCAAGAAAGATCTAAGGCAGTATTTCCAAAAGTATGGATAAGTGGTATGCAAGATGACATAGTGAgaaaattattcttcttttaattccAGTCTTTCCGATTACGCCAAGAAGAAAGTCTCAGTTTGGTGTTGGATGTCTTTAATACCTCCCTAAATCTGCTGACATCTCCTCTGCACAAAGAGAATGCCGGTCTGAACTGCAGGCCTTTGGGCAGGAGGCATCATGCAGCCAGAATTTAATAacattgttttggttttatttgtggTCACCTATTTGTGATAAGTGATTCTTGTCTTCAAGTTATGGTAGTAATAGAAagtgtccttttttattttatttattttttaatttattttttattttttgctgtacgtgggcctctcactgttgtggcctctcccgttgcggagcacaggctctggacgcgcaggctcaacggccatggctcacgggcccagccgctccgcggcatgtgggatcttccctgaccggggcacgaacccgcgtcccctgcatcggcaggcggactctcaaccactgtgccaccagggaagcccaaatctaaAATTCTTATCAGGCCTACCAAGACCTGCATGACCTTGCTCCTGTATCTTTTGGCCTACCTCCCCACTTTCATCTGGTATCTCTCCACCTACCACACTAAAGCCATCCTGGCTTCCGGCTGTTCCTTGCACAGGCCATATTTattcccacctcagggcttttgcattCATTGTCTTCCTGGCCATGCACCTCTCCCTCAACTTCACATGACTCATTCCTTTTGATTATTCAAGGTGTCCATTCAAATGTCACCCTGACCACTCTCGCTGCACCCACTGTCACTTTCCATCTCATTACCATGTGTATGATTTTTATTGCCTttagataaaataatttacttagcCCTCTATCTGCAGACTTTATGTTCCGTGAAGGCAAAGATCTTGAGTATTTTGCTCTGTGTTGAATCTCcggcacttagaacagtgcctggcacatggtactCAATTCCTATTTCTTTAGATAATTAGTGAATTTTTCTTCCTGGATAATTTACATATTAATGGAACGTCCTGGAAAAACTAAGGCTGGGAGGATTGACATCAAAGAGAATGGAAAGGGAAACCCGACTCATCAGTatcacccccaccccgccactgGTGGCACACTCAAATCTCACCAGCCCCCACCATGTCTGTACCCAGGGATGTCCGGAGTTCTGAGTTACATGAATAGATACCTGCTAAAACCTCTTCAGCCTTCCTGGTTTTTTGGTAAACCAAAATGAGACTAATAGACCACCATTTGGAGTCCCCCCAACTAAAAAAACTCCTTACCACTTCTCAGTCCTTGGATAACCTTCCTGTCTTCCTCTGCATCCTATTGACCTTCCTGTTGCCAGAATGCTCCTGGGCTGATGCTTGAAATAGGCATCCGTTGATCCACCTGAAGCAGCAGTGAGAACTCCTCCCAGACATCTCTCAGCCTCTTGTTCACTCCACTGAAGAGTATTCTGTCATGCCCTGCTGTTAGAAACTTCTGGATCTATTGCTGAACTTATCTATCCGCTCCTTAGCTTCCTCTAGGGCAGCCTGGAAACGTTTCAGGGCAGTGGTTCTCTCGGTGGGCAGGTTCCTCTCTCCTTGGGCCTGGAGTATTTGCAGAGGCTGCAGCAGGCCATGGACATGGCTTCTTAGATGCCAGCACTGTTTCTGGCAGTATTTCATCTCTTCACACTGGTTGTAGATAAGCTGGACTAAGGAGATGATCTGCCTCAATTGATCCATATCTGGATGAAACAGATGGAATTTGTTTAAGTCCCAGGAATCTCCTGCATATTTACTACTGGGCTACGGGTGTCTGTGATTTAAATGGCTGTAGAGGTCTCCCCATCAATTTCATGTAAGGTAGCTTTGGTGGCTTGCTGTCCACCAAAATCTTCCAGTTTTAGGTGGAAAGTGTTGGCCCAGCTAGGACTACATCTCCCAGCCTTCCTTGCACCTtgatgtggccatgtgactagttctCACCAATGGGGTGTGAGTAATATAAGTGTTCCTTTGGGCTGAGTCAGGTTTGTCTCCTTCACACATTGTCAGCTGGTTACACAGGATGATGTAGCCCTAGGTGTGGTAGAGCCCAAGAAGGGAGAATCCTGGATCCCGGAATCATCACTTGGAGGAGAGCTGCTCATAAACCTGGAATATCTGCCATGGACTAAATTTCTATTGCATTTGAACCATTATATTTTGGGgtctatttattaaataaatttagccTATTCTAACAAATATATCCTGCCAAAGCATAGGGGTGACTATAGGATAGTAGGTTGAAAAGCTCAGGCCCTTTCCAAATAAGGCAAGGATTACCTAGTAAGTCACCAACTCTTCAAGGATAAAGGGCCCAGTGGTGGAAGATCTTCTAGTTTTTAAAGAGCAATCAGAATTTTggatttttatattaaatctctcaatttaaaatattgcaaccaagtcaaaaaatgttttaaaaactgtgcAGTCCAACACTGTGTTGGTCAAATAAAATACGTTTGTCAACGGGATATTGCCCATGAAGCCTCAGTTTACTACCTTGGCCACAGCCGGCTCAGGATATTCAGGACTGTAATAGAAGTTGGCTTCTGCAgtctcaaattttcttttctgtctcttttcccaGTGCTTGAGCAGCCCTGCCTCCCTGGTCCTCACCTCCATCCCTCTCTACTGTGTCTTTAGCACTCTGTAAATTTGTTCCAGCCTCCCCATTGGCCGATGCATCAATAAGCCTTCATGTTGTAAGTGCTGACCCCTCAGAGGCCTTTGCACTAAAGACTAAGAGATTTTTCAGGCCCAGAGGAGTTGAGGTAGACATCTGTGTTGCCTACACAGCATCCATTTCTCTACTTCCTATTGTTGCCCAAATTTTCTGTGACTATCTGCTCCTCCTCCATTCAGCAATCAGTTTGTGGGGAGCTGGCCCCACCCCTGGTTCTAAGGGTGAGACTTGTATCTAAGCCAGTGGTTCTAAACTGAAGGTTCTAAACTTTGAAGGTGACACGCCCCCCACTCCCTGCTGGGacttttggcaatgtctggagacatttttggttgccacGGCTAGGGGATGGGTGTTATTGATATCTAGCAGGTAGAGGTCAAGGTGCTACGATGCATAGGATGCCTCccaccgccccccccgccccccccccccggccaaCGAAGAAtgatccagcccaaaatgtcaatagtgcagGGGTTGAGAAACGTTGATCTAAGCCATCAGACAATTCCTAGTAGCTTatcacagtgattggttcaaaACTGGGCACCTGGGCTACTTTGAGGGGTACGTTTGCTGGGGAACTTCCTGGCTCCCCTAAGCCAGCCCAGGAAGTCAGCTTCTAACTCTCAACCTCTCTCTGAATATGAGTGAGAAAGCATGGAGCCCTGATTCTAAAGCTGTGGAATGAGGCTAACCTACAGATGGCAGAacggaaagaaaagaatgagtcCTCAGTGACAACATTGAGCCACTGGTGGTTTGAACTGACCCTGAAGTCTACCCCATTCCTCGATTACAGGTTTCATGAACCAATAATCTTCCTTATTGTTTAAGCTACTTTTAAACAAAGTTAATCTCAACAGTTCTATTCCAAGAAGGTAATTGGTCTGGAGCCCAAATCTGGTTTAAAAGCATGAGTAAG
This window harbors:
- the MLKL gene encoding LOW QUALITY PROTEIN: mixed lineage kinase domain-like protein (The sequence of the model RefSeq protein was modified relative to this genomic sequence to represent the inferred CDS: inserted 1 base in 1 codon; substituted 1 base at 1 genomic stop codon), whose protein sequence is MDQLRQIISLVQLIYNQCEEMKYCQKQCWHLRSHVHGLLQPLQILQAQGERNLPTERTTALKRFQAALEEAKERIDKFSNRSXKFLTAGHDRILFSGVNKRLRDVWEEFSLLLQVDQRMPISSISPGAFWQQEGQXDAEEDRKVIQGLRSGCTIRKHLQNSTETSAARASW